A section of the Microbulbifer pacificus genome encodes:
- a CDS encoding EAL domain-containing response regulator, which yields MSSDNTIRLLLINDNPAEAQRLVSMLQNAGRPNRAQHVASEAALTKLLQEHTWDLLIATELSKQVAAANAIRTISKLQKDVPTILLSEREGSQPAVEGLKIGARDVVTVDEDQHLLLVIQRELTALEERRKSRLNDRRYHATLKRTRELLDSSKDAIAYVSDGLIVYANDSFAERFGFKDRDDVEYQPLIDMLTEGEQPDAREFLRQCAISNNEVEAREWRFTARTVSGTPLPTRAEVLSTVYEEERCLQVRIAASSGNTEELEAQLSEAKFRDAATGLYNRQRFVQLLDNAIQSAAGSQRTGGLMYIEIDRFEESVQQIVGVAGADDLHKKFAELLQSSMRRGDVTARYGEQSYCLLMPETTPDSAESRARELLQKVADTIFEAAGKTLHITASTGISLLSETSGNADKVLEQATKAHSQAVTKDNGNTFALFEPDSETQGDTDTYHRARVTQALEAGNLKLLFQPILSLQGSGEKIYEVLVRLVDGKEQLAPMAFLEALGDAGLSSKMDRWVILAAMKAAAAQTAKGQDVSLLLHLTGASLKDPSLPAWLGVAFKASKVAPKVVTFQLRAEDINSNLHAARDFAKQIQDMGCRIAVCQFGTGLSPFKALEHVKVDIAKIDASFVREVQDEGEDSEALVKLVGQLKDIDTKVIVPHVEQASMLPTLWQSGTDYIQGYYVQPPADEMDFDFSLD from the coding sequence ATGAGCAGCGACAACACCATCCGCCTTCTTCTGATCAACGACAACCCGGCCGAAGCACAGCGCCTGGTGAGCATGCTGCAAAACGCCGGCCGCCCCAACCGGGCCCAGCACGTGGCGAGCGAGGCGGCCCTCACCAAACTCCTGCAGGAACACACCTGGGACCTGCTGATCGCGACCGAGCTGAGCAAACAGGTAGCGGCAGCCAACGCCATTCGCACCATCAGCAAACTGCAGAAGGATGTGCCCACCATTCTGCTGAGTGAGCGCGAGGGTTCACAGCCGGCGGTGGAAGGACTCAAGATCGGCGCCCGCGACGTGGTCACCGTAGATGAAGACCAGCACCTGTTGCTGGTGATCCAGCGCGAACTCACCGCCCTGGAAGAGCGCCGCAAATCGCGCCTCAACGACCGCCGCTACCACGCCACCCTCAAGCGAACCCGCGAGCTCCTCGACAGCTCCAAGGACGCCATCGCCTACGTATCCGACGGCCTGATCGTCTATGCCAACGACTCCTTTGCCGAGCGCTTCGGTTTCAAGGACCGCGACGATGTGGAATACCAGCCGCTGATCGACATGCTCACCGAGGGCGAGCAGCCGGATGCCCGCGAGTTCCTGCGCCAGTGCGCCATCAGCAACAACGAAGTGGAAGCCCGCGAGTGGCGGTTTACCGCGCGCACGGTCAGTGGCACACCATTGCCCACACGCGCCGAAGTGCTCTCCACCGTGTATGAGGAAGAGCGCTGCCTGCAGGTGCGCATTGCCGCCAGCAGCGGCAACACCGAGGAGCTGGAAGCCCAGCTCAGCGAAGCCAAATTCCGCGATGCCGCCACCGGCCTGTACAACCGCCAGCGCTTTGTACAACTGCTGGACAATGCCATCCAGTCCGCCGCCGGCTCCCAGCGCACCGGTGGCCTGATGTATATCGAAATCGACCGTTTCGAGGAGTCCGTTCAGCAGATTGTCGGCGTCGCCGGTGCCGACGACCTGCACAAGAAATTTGCCGAACTGCTGCAGTCCAGTATGCGCCGCGGTGACGTCACCGCCCGCTACGGCGAGCAGAGCTACTGCCTGTTGATGCCGGAAACCACCCCGGACAGTGCCGAGTCCCGCGCCAGGGAATTACTGCAGAAAGTCGCCGACACCATTTTTGAAGCCGCCGGCAAAACCCTGCACATCACCGCCTCCACCGGTATCTCCCTGCTGAGCGAAACCTCCGGCAACGCCGACAAGGTATTGGAACAGGCCACCAAGGCCCACAGCCAGGCCGTGACTAAGGACAACGGCAACACCTTCGCCCTGTTCGAGCCCGACAGCGAAACCCAGGGCGACACCGATACCTACCACCGCGCGCGCGTCACCCAGGCGCTGGAAGCCGGCAACCTCAAACTGCTGTTCCAACCGATTTTGAGCCTGCAGGGCAGCGGCGAAAAAATTTACGAAGTGCTGGTACGCCTAGTCGACGGCAAGGAGCAACTCGCCCCAATGGCCTTCCTCGAGGCCCTCGGCGACGCCGGCCTGTCCAGCAAAATGGACCGCTGGGTAATCCTCGCCGCAATGAAAGCCGCCGCCGCGCAGACCGCCAAAGGCCAGGACGTCTCCCTGCTGCTGCACCTCACCGGCGCCTCACTGAAAGACCCCAGCCTCCCCGCCTGGCTCGGCGTCGCCTTCAAGGCCTCCAAGGTGGCGCCCAAAGTCGTCACCTTCCAGCTGCGTGCCGAAGACATCAACAGCAACCTGCACGCCGCCCGCGACTTCGCCAAACAGATACAGGACATGGGCTGCCGTATCGCCGTGTGCCAGTTCGGCACTGGCTTGAGCCCGTTCAAGGCGCTTGAGCACGTCAAGGTCGACATCGCCAAGATCGACGCCTCGTTTGTGCGCGAAGTACAGGATGAAGGCGAGGACAGCGAGGCCCTGGTCAAGCTGGTCGGACAGCTCAAGGACATCGACACCAAAGTCATCGTCCCCCACGTCGAACAGGCCAGCATGCTGCCCACCCTGTGGCAGTCCGGCACCGACTACATCCAGGGCTACTATGTACAGCCACCGGCGGATGAGATGGACTTTGATTTCAGCCTGGACTGA
- the epmB gene encoding EF-P beta-lysylation protein EpmB: MIQHAQPTREISSIEITASGGESLPARRWQDEMADLVTDPRELLELLQLAPEQLPQLSAAAELFQLRVPRPLLRRIQPGNPRDPLLLQVLPTAAELQPTPGFSDDPLEEANANPVPGVVHKYRGRLLLIAAGQCAVNCRYCFRRAFPYSDNHLNRNQWQQALDYIREQADLREVILSGGDPLVMNDRQLAWLAGELAQIPQLDKLRIHTRLPIVAPSRVNEEFLAWFAGSRLKPVLVLHCNHANEIDGEVRAALGKLRAAGVTLLNQSVLLKDVNDCEDALAELSETLFDAGVLPYYLHQLDRVQGAAHFEVSDERALALVEAMRQRLPGYLVPKLVREIPAEKSKTPL; the protein is encoded by the coding sequence ATGATACAGCACGCCCAGCCCACCCGTGAAATTAGCAGCATCGAAATCACCGCCAGTGGCGGCGAATCGTTGCCCGCGCGCCGCTGGCAGGACGAAATGGCCGATCTGGTCACCGACCCGCGGGAACTGCTTGAACTGTTGCAACTGGCCCCGGAGCAACTGCCACAACTCAGCGCCGCCGCCGAGCTGTTCCAGCTGCGGGTACCGCGCCCGCTGCTGCGCCGTATCCAGCCCGGCAACCCGCGCGACCCGCTGCTACTGCAAGTATTGCCCACCGCTGCCGAACTGCAGCCCACCCCCGGTTTCAGCGACGACCCGCTGGAAGAGGCCAATGCCAACCCGGTACCGGGTGTAGTGCACAAATACCGCGGCCGCCTGCTGCTGATCGCCGCCGGCCAGTGCGCCGTCAACTGCCGCTACTGCTTCCGCCGCGCCTTTCCCTACAGCGACAACCACCTGAACCGCAACCAGTGGCAGCAGGCGCTGGACTATATCCGCGAACAGGCGGACCTGCGCGAAGTGATCCTCAGTGGTGGCGATCCGCTGGTAATGAACGATCGCCAGCTTGCCTGGCTCGCCGGCGAGCTGGCGCAGATCCCGCAGCTCGACAAGCTGCGCATCCACACCCGCTTGCCCATCGTGGCGCCGTCCCGGGTCAACGAAGAATTTCTCGCCTGGTTCGCCGGCAGTCGTCTCAAACCGGTACTGGTACTGCACTGCAACCACGCCAATGAGATCGACGGCGAGGTGCGCGCGGCGCTCGGCAAACTCAGGGCCGCCGGAGTCACCCTGCTCAACCAGTCCGTATTGTTGAAGGACGTGAACGACTGCGAGGATGCGCTGGCGGAGCTGTCGGAAACCCTGTTCGACGCCGGCGTGCTGCCCTACTACCTGCACCAGCTGGACCGGGTGCAGGGAGCGGCGCATTTCGAAGTGAGTGACGAGCGCGCGCTTGCCCTGGTGGAAGCCATGCGCCAGCGCCTGCCCGGCTATCTGGTGCCAAAGCTGGTGCGCGAGATCCCGGCGGAAAAATCCAAGACCCCACTGTAA
- the efp gene encoding elongation factor P: protein MASYSTNEFKGGLKVMLDGDPCSIVENEFVKPGKGQAFNRVKLRNLKTGRVWERTFRSGESLESADVMDREMEYLYNDGEFYHFMEPESFEQHQADVSTVGDAAKWLKEQDICTVTLYNGSPLAVTPPNHVILEIAETDPGVRGDTAQGGTKPATLVTGAVVKVPLFLEIGDSIKVDTRSAEYLGRAKED from the coding sequence ATGGCTAGTTATTCCACTAACGAATTCAAAGGCGGTCTGAAGGTGATGTTGGACGGCGACCCCTGCTCCATTGTGGAGAATGAGTTCGTGAAGCCCGGCAAGGGCCAGGCCTTCAACCGTGTGAAGCTGCGCAACCTGAAGACCGGTCGCGTGTGGGAGCGTACTTTCCGCTCTGGTGAGAGCCTGGAGTCCGCGGACGTGATGGACCGCGAGATGGAATACCTCTACAACGATGGCGAGTTCTACCATTTCATGGAGCCGGAGTCTTTCGAACAGCATCAGGCGGATGTCAGTACCGTAGGCGATGCGGCGAAGTGGCTGAAGGAGCAGGATATCTGCACCGTGACCCTGTACAACGGCTCGCCACTGGCGGTGACTCCGCCCAACCACGTGATTCTGGAAATCGCGGAAACCGATCCGGGCGTGCGCGGTGATACCGCTCAGGGCGGCACCAAGCCGGCGACCCTGGTGACCGGTGCGGTGGTAAAAGTGCCGCTGTTCCTGGAGATCGGCGATTCCATCAAGGTGGATACCCGCTCTGCGGAATACCTGGGTCGCGCCAAGGAAGACTGA
- the epmA gene encoding EF-P lysine aminoacylase EpmA yields MPEISSWQPTASLDNLRRRAALLADIRRFFSERQVLEMDVPILSRRATSDPHIDSITANCSGEVAYMATSPEFGLKRLVAAGIGDCYYLGKAFRNGEAGGRHNPEFSMLEWYRVGWDDHRLMIEVGELLSWVLKIPKVYSYSYRALFLQHIGVDPHRASFEELRAEVARVLELSFEPAGRDECLDLLMSHHIEPNMGDGITLVYDFPATQAALARVEEDELGVPVARRFEAYVKGMELANGYWELTDAPEQQRRFEADHRYREDNGKPVYPFEDRLVQALEAGLPDCAGVALGFDRLLMLACGAGRIDEVIAFPIERA; encoded by the coding sequence ATGCCCGAAATTTCCTCCTGGCAGCCCACTGCCTCTCTCGACAATCTCCGTCGCCGCGCAGCGCTGCTGGCCGATATCCGTCGCTTTTTCAGCGAGCGCCAGGTGCTGGAGATGGATGTGCCCATCCTCTCCCGTCGTGCCACCAGCGATCCGCACATCGATTCGATCACCGCGAATTGCAGTGGCGAGGTGGCATATATGGCGACCAGTCCGGAGTTCGGGCTGAAGCGCCTGGTGGCAGCGGGTATCGGTGACTGTTACTACCTCGGCAAGGCGTTTCGTAACGGTGAGGCCGGTGGTCGCCACAATCCTGAGTTCTCGATGCTGGAGTGGTACCGGGTGGGCTGGGATGACCATCGTCTGATGATCGAGGTTGGGGAGTTGCTGTCGTGGGTGCTGAAAATCCCGAAGGTGTACTCCTATAGTTACCGCGCGCTGTTTCTGCAGCATATCGGGGTAGATCCGCACCGGGCATCGTTCGAGGAGCTGCGCGCGGAGGTGGCGCGGGTGCTGGAGTTGTCGTTTGAGCCCGCGGGGCGGGATGAGTGTCTGGATCTGCTGATGAGCCATCACATCGAGCCGAATATGGGTGACGGGATCACGCTGGTGTACGACTTCCCGGCGACCCAGGCGGCGCTGGCGCGGGTGGAGGAGGATGAACTGGGGGTGCCGGTGGCGCGGCGGTTTGAGGCTTATGTGAAGGGCATGGAGCTGGCGAACGGTTACTGGGAGCTGACAGATGCGCCGGAGCAGCAGCGGCGCTTCGAGGCGGACCACCGCTACCGCGAAGATAACGGCAAGCCGGTGTATCCGTTCGAGGATCGCCTGGTACAGGCACTGGAAGCGGGGCTGCCGGATTGTGCGGGAGTGGCGCTGGGGTTTGACCGTCTGCTGATGCTGGCCTGCGGTGCAGGCCGCATCGATGAGGTGATTGCGTTTCCGATCGAGCGGGCGTGA
- a CDS encoding GNAT family N-acetyltransferase: MKYSLSAKNLVCRNLENKAGYCADLLNPQQSKEITGLLRTDSGLLSTRFNQVVSNAVMQPRILQRFVVDYFAERHSPFSLWHCANKPLDDEALAELQLVRQAPVIAMAAEVKQLATDEKSLEGLEIKAVHNADDLLAYGELIAEMQNCPRETAQIKKFYRQLAELPEHKHSRLKYFLGTFQGKPAATGCLFSSADALGFYDLGTLPEYRDRGIGSTMVQHLVNEVLRSHHKHAVALVGEDQQDVWLNVGFYAVGEVARYDFTPERGSAHIVSDAENSPLDDDRQSA; this comes from the coding sequence ATGAAATACAGTCTCAGCGCCAAGAATCTCGTGTGCCGTAACCTGGAAAACAAAGCCGGGTACTGCGCCGATCTGCTCAACCCGCAACAGAGCAAGGAAATCACCGGTCTGCTGCGCACCGACAGCGGCCTGCTCTCCACCCGTTTCAACCAGGTGGTCAGCAATGCGGTGATGCAGCCGCGCATCCTGCAGCGATTTGTGGTGGATTATTTCGCCGAACGCCACAGCCCCTTCTCCCTGTGGCACTGCGCCAACAAACCGCTGGACGACGAGGCGCTGGCGGAGTTGCAACTGGTCCGGCAGGCGCCGGTGATTGCGATGGCGGCGGAAGTGAAGCAGCTCGCCACCGATGAGAAATCGCTGGAGGGGCTGGAGATCAAGGCGGTGCACAACGCCGACGACCTGCTGGCCTACGGCGAGCTGATCGCGGAAATGCAGAACTGCCCGCGGGAAACCGCCCAGATCAAGAAATTCTACCGTCAGCTCGCCGAGTTGCCGGAACACAAGCACAGCCGCCTCAAGTACTTCCTCGGTACATTTCAGGGCAAACCTGCCGCCACCGGCTGCCTGTTTTCGTCCGCCGACGCCCTCGGCTTCTATGACCTCGGCACCCTGCCCGAATACCGCGACCGCGGAATCGGCAGCACCATGGTGCAGCACCTGGTCAACGAAGTGCTGCGCAGTCACCACAAACACGCGGTGGCACTGGTGGGAGAGGACCAGCAGGATGTATGGCTGAACGTCGGCTTCTACGCCGTCGGCGAAGTGGCCCGCTATGACTTTACCCCCGAACGCGGCAGTGCCCACATCGTCAGCGACGCGGAAAACAGCCCCCTCGACGACGATCGCCAGAGCGCCTGA
- the cysE gene encoding serine O-acetyltransferase, whose protein sequence is MEILMPAVAQDQLWQQIRQDVAVQVEREPILASFLHATILNHGTLESALSFHLANKLDSPVAPALLIREVIDEALEADPSIGLAARADLAAIEQRDSACQSLYEPFLFFKGFHALQAWRVAHWLWQQQRRSLSLFVQHRISVVFGVDIHPAAQLGQGILLDHATGIVIGETAVVEDNVSIMQSVTLGGTGKESGDRHPKVRCGVLIGAGSKILGNIEIGRCSQIASGSVVLKAVPEKALVAGVPAKVIGTASCEQPALSMDQCALSQVDQLG, encoded by the coding sequence ATGGAAATTCTCATGCCTGCGGTAGCGCAGGACCAACTGTGGCAGCAGATCCGCCAGGATGTGGCGGTGCAGGTGGAGCGGGAGCCGATTCTGGCGAGCTTTCTGCATGCCACCATTCTCAACCACGGGACCCTCGAGTCGGCGCTGAGCTTCCACCTCGCCAACAAGCTCGACAGCCCGGTTGCGCCAGCGCTACTGATCCGCGAGGTGATCGACGAGGCACTGGAAGCGGACCCCAGCATTGGCCTGGCAGCGCGCGCGGACCTCGCCGCCATCGAACAGCGCGACAGCGCGTGCCAGTCGCTGTACGAGCCCTTCCTGTTTTTCAAAGGCTTCCACGCCCTGCAGGCCTGGCGCGTGGCGCACTGGCTGTGGCAACAACAGCGCCGTTCGCTGTCACTGTTCGTGCAGCACCGTATCTCGGTGGTGTTCGGGGTGGATATTCACCCGGCGGCGCAACTGGGCCAGGGGATTCTGCTGGATCACGCCACCGGCATCGTCATCGGCGAAACCGCGGTGGTGGAAGACAACGTCTCGATCATGCAATCGGTAACCCTGGGCGGTACCGGCAAGGAGTCCGGCGACCGCCACCCGAAGGTGCGCTGTGGCGTACTGATCGGCGCCGGCAGCAAGATCCTGGGCAATATAGAGATCGGCCGCTGCTCGCAGATTGCCTCGGGCAGTGTGGTGTTGAAAGCAGTGCCGGAGAAAGCCCTGGTGGCCGGGGTACCGGCGAAGGTGATCGGCACCGCCAGCTGCGAGCAGCCGGCGCTGTCGATGGACCAGTGCGCGCTGTCGCAGGTGGATCAATTGGGCTGA
- a CDS encoding serine/threonine protein kinase, producing MTEMSHPYDALTPDRVIDCVESVGLLSDARIFPLNSYENRVYQVGIDEAQPLIAKFYRPGRWTDAQILEEHSFAQELAEAEIPVVAPLEYNGRTLHEAHGFRFALFPRRGGHQLELDNFDHLEQVGTMLGRIHALGAAKPFDHRPSLSLQHFARDSRAFILAGDFLPRENREAYETTTAHIIERIAPLFEREWTTLRLHGDCHSGNFLWRDDTPWFVDLDDCLQGPAIQDIWMLISGNRAEQTAYLDAVVEGYETFYAFDPQQLQLIEPLRCLRQMHHAAWLARRWQDPAFPRAFPWFNTARYWAEHILALREQLSALQEPPLTLGAV from the coding sequence ATGACCGAAATGTCACACCCCTACGATGCGCTCACCCCGGACCGGGTGATCGACTGCGTTGAAAGCGTCGGCCTCCTCTCCGACGCGCGCATTTTTCCACTCAACAGTTACGAGAACCGCGTCTACCAGGTGGGAATCGACGAGGCGCAGCCTCTGATTGCCAAGTTCTACCGCCCGGGGCGCTGGACCGACGCGCAGATTCTAGAAGAACACAGCTTCGCGCAGGAGCTGGCAGAGGCGGAGATTCCCGTGGTGGCACCGCTGGAATACAACGGCCGCACCCTGCATGAAGCCCATGGCTTCCGCTTTGCGCTGTTTCCGCGCCGCGGCGGGCACCAGCTGGAACTGGATAACTTTGACCACCTGGAACAGGTGGGCACCATGCTCGGGCGCATCCACGCCCTCGGCGCGGCCAAGCCATTCGACCATCGCCCGTCGCTGTCACTGCAACACTTTGCCCGCGACAGTCGCGCGTTCATTCTCGCCGGTGATTTCCTGCCGCGGGAAAATCGCGAAGCCTACGAGACCACCACCGCGCACATCATCGAACGCATTGCGCCGCTGTTCGAGCGCGAGTGGACCACCCTGCGTCTGCACGGCGACTGCCACAGCGGCAACTTCCTGTGGCGCGACGACACGCCCTGGTTTGTGGATCTGGACGACTGCCTGCAGGGCCCGGCGATCCAGGATATCTGGATGCTGATTTCCGGCAATCGCGCCGAGCAAACCGCCTACCTCGACGCGGTGGTGGAGGGTTACGAAACCTTCTACGCTTTCGATCCACAGCAGCTACAGTTGATCGAGCCGCTGCGCTGCCTACGCCAGATGCACCACGCGGCATGGCTGGCGAGGCGCTGGCAGGACCCGGCGTTTCCACGCGCCTTCCCCTGGTTCAATACCGCGCGTTACTGGGCGGAACATATACTCGCACTGCGCGAGCAGCTGTCGGCACTGCAGGAGCCGCCGCTCACCCTCGGTGCGGTATAA
- a CDS encoding DUF4242 domain-containing protein — translation MRYSLIAFALLIASATAFSADSHQYIIERTIPGAQNLTQDELKSISQKSRAVLETLGPDIKWQQSYVAEDKFYCVYQAPNKEIIAKHAKLGGFPADKIVEVSGIIGPQTASE, via the coding sequence ATGCGTTACTCACTGATTGCATTTGCCTTACTGATTGCCAGCGCCACCGCGTTTTCCGCCGACAGCCACCAGTACATCATCGAACGCACCATTCCCGGCGCGCAGAACCTCACCCAGGACGAACTCAAATCCATCTCGCAGAAGTCCCGCGCGGTGTTGGAAACACTGGGGCCGGATATCAAATGGCAGCAGAGCTACGTCGCCGAAGACAAGTTTTATTGCGTGTATCAGGCCCCCAACAAGGAGATCATTGCCAAGCATGCCAAGCTGGGCGGATTCCCCGCGGACAAGATCGTCGAGGTCAGCGGCATCATCGGCCCGCAAACTGCCTCGGAATAA
- a CDS encoding winged helix-turn-helix domain-containing tetratricopeptide repeat protein: MTTLCFGEFELDNKKNRLLRRGKKVAIQEQPLRLLSLLLAEPGALVTRERIYREFWPDDATGILDDNLNTLVRKLRQALNDSARSSRFVETIPRQGYRFIAPVVVQGAEPGIEQSVKPTAEQQSARIETGVSRHFVRPAVAVGALMLLAVLGYLLSPYFVAPSSADRHFNSVAVLPFVNASDDYQRDYFSDGLADDILNRLSGFPGLHVVSRTSSFALQQSGLDARSIGEKLNSDALVEGSVRRDEEQLRINVRLIDTGNGYQLWSRSYQRELTDIFSVQEEIALEIASALAGELQSGVEANLQPDRIPPAAYDNYLKGRFYWHQRSERDLHAAVDCFEQAIALAPEYAPAWAGLADALAVLGFYDYLPPSEAFTRARGAARRTLQLDPVNASAEANLGYVALYYDWDLAEAEARFLQAIAFKPDSSKAHQWYANLLVAAGRFAEAEREMRRATELDPLSLIANAALGWVLYHAGSHQAAMEQLALAQELDPDFELIYLWRGWTLEDMGDLSGAVDSLRENVARSGGSAIGVASLARTLALAGDEQEARDQLAELELSGGYLPSYEMAKAYLALGDLAEVDRWLQRARNQRSHSLVFLNVDPQLAAFRTTQDYAQLARQVLPKP; this comes from the coding sequence ATGACGACACTGTGTTTCGGCGAGTTCGAACTCGACAATAAAAAAAACCGTCTGCTGCGTCGTGGCAAGAAGGTGGCGATCCAGGAGCAACCACTGCGCCTGTTGTCCCTGCTGCTGGCGGAGCCAGGGGCGCTGGTGACCCGGGAACGGATTTACCGTGAGTTCTGGCCGGATGACGCCACCGGCATCCTCGATGACAACCTCAATACCCTGGTGCGGAAACTGCGCCAGGCCCTCAATGATTCGGCGCGCAGCTCGCGCTTTGTGGAAACCATACCCAGGCAGGGCTATCGATTTATCGCTCCGGTGGTTGTGCAGGGAGCAGAGCCGGGTATCGAGCAGAGTGTCAAGCCGACTGCCGAGCAGCAATCCGCGCGCATCGAAACGGGAGTTTCGCGTCACTTTGTGCGTCCCGCGGTCGCTGTGGGCGCGCTGATGCTGCTGGCTGTGTTGGGTTATTTGCTGTCACCTTATTTTGTTGCTCCGAGTAGTGCGGACCGGCACTTCAATTCCGTCGCCGTGCTGCCCTTTGTGAACGCCAGTGATGACTACCAGCGGGATTATTTCAGCGACGGTCTCGCCGACGACATACTCAATCGCCTGTCCGGTTTTCCCGGATTACATGTCGTTTCCAGAACCTCCTCCTTTGCCCTGCAGCAGTCCGGTCTCGATGCGCGCAGCATCGGTGAGAAGCTGAATTCCGATGCGCTGGTCGAGGGCAGCGTGCGCAGGGATGAAGAACAGCTGCGCATCAATGTGCGGCTCATCGACACCGGCAATGGTTATCAACTGTGGTCGCGCAGCTACCAGCGGGAGCTGACGGATATCTTCTCGGTGCAGGAGGAGATCGCGCTGGAGATTGCCAGTGCACTGGCCGGTGAATTGCAGAGTGGCGTGGAGGCCAACTTGCAGCCGGACCGGATTCCTCCCGCCGCTTACGACAACTATCTCAAGGGGCGTTTCTACTGGCACCAGCGTTCGGAACGCGATCTGCATGCGGCGGTGGATTGTTTCGAGCAGGCCATTGCGCTCGCCCCGGAGTACGCACCGGCCTGGGCAGGGCTTGCGGACGCTCTCGCGGTACTGGGTTTCTACGATTACCTGCCGCCATCCGAGGCGTTTACCCGCGCCCGCGGCGCCGCCCGCCGCACCCTGCAGCTGGACCCGGTCAATGCCTCGGCGGAGGCCAATCTCGGTTATGTGGCGCTGTATTACGACTGGGATCTGGCGGAGGCGGAAGCGCGCTTCCTGCAGGCGATCGCGTTCAAGCCGGACTCCTCCAAGGCGCATCAGTGGTACGCGAACCTGCTGGTGGCGGCGGGGCGGTTTGCGGAAGCGGAGCGGGAGATGCGCAGGGCCACCGAGCTGGACCCGCTGTCACTGATTGCCAATGCCGCCCTGGGCTGGGTGCTGTATCACGCGGGGTCTCACCAGGCAGCAATGGAACAGCTGGCGCTGGCGCAGGAGCTGGATCCGGATTTCGAACTCATTTACCTGTGGCGAGGCTGGACGCTCGAAGACATGGGTGACCTCTCCGGCGCTGTGGATTCCCTGCGGGAAAATGTAGCGCGCTCCGGCGGCAGTGCCATCGGCGTGGCCTCGCTGGCGCGGACACTGGCGCTGGCGGGGGATGAACAGGAAGCCCGCGACCAGCTGGCGGAACTCGAACTCTCCGGTGGGTATCTGCCGTCTTACGAAATGGCCAAAGCCTATCTCGCTTTGGGAGATTTGGCCGAGGTGGATCGCTGGCTGCAGCGCGCGAGGAACCAGCGCTCACATTCACTGGTGTTCCTCAATGTGGATCCGCAGCTGGCGGCGTTTCGCACCACGCAAGACTATGCGCAGCTTGCCCGACAGGTGCTGCCGAAGCCTTAG
- a CDS encoding beta-ketoacyl-ACP synthase III, which yields MSEYKMPRGIVISGTGLWTPPDTITNEELVTALNTFAQKYNRENAAAIEAGELEAKPFSSAEFIEKASGIKSRYVVSKEGILDPERMRPYLPERADDELCLQAEMGLKAAKLALEKANKKPEDIDAVIVGASYLQRSYPAIAIEIQGALGIDGFAFDMEVACSSATFSLQRAVDAISSGSAKAVLVINPELASPQVDYTDRDSHFIFGDVAVASVVERKDLCNADTAWEILGTKAKTVFSNNIRSNFSYTARAADVDPYGDGKLFRQNGRKVFKEVCPMAAEHLENQVQELGMTPAAIDRWWLHQANINMNNLIAKKLMGDDASIERAPIVLDRFANTACAGSVIAFNLHSDDLPVGSKGVICSFGAGYSIGSLALEKVAV from the coding sequence ATGAGCGAATACAAGATGCCCCGGGGCATTGTGATCAGCGGTACCGGCCTGTGGACCCCCCCGGACACCATTACCAATGAAGAGCTGGTGACGGCACTCAATACCTTCGCGCAAAAGTACAACCGCGAAAACGCCGCCGCTATCGAGGCGGGCGAGCTGGAAGCCAAACCCTTTTCCTCCGCGGAATTCATCGAAAAGGCTTCCGGTATCAAGAGCCGCTATGTGGTCAGCAAGGAGGGGATTCTCGACCCCGAGCGTATGCGCCCCTACCTGCCGGAGCGCGCCGATGACGAGCTGTGCCTGCAGGCGGAAATGGGTCTGAAGGCGGCCAAGCTGGCACTGGAAAAGGCCAACAAGAAACCGGAAGACATCGATGCGGTGATCGTCGGCGCCTCTTATCTGCAGCGCTCCTATCCCGCCATCGCCATCGAGATCCAGGGTGCACTCGGCATCGACGGCTTTGCCTTCGATATGGAAGTCGCCTGCTCCTCTGCGACCTTTTCCCTGCAGCGCGCCGTAGACGCCATCAGCTCCGGTTCCGCCAAGGCGGTGCTGGTGATCAATCCGGAACTGGCGTCACCCCAGGTGGATTACACCGATCGCGACAGCCACTTTATTTTTGGCGATGTGGCGGTGGCCTCGGTGGTTGAGCGCAAGGATCTCTGCAACGCAGACACCGCGTGGGAAATCCTCGGCACCAAGGCGAAGACCGTCTTTTCCAACAATATTCGCTCCAACTTCAGCTACACCGCCCGCGCCGCGGATGTCGACCCCTATGGCGACGGCAAGCTGTTCCGCCAGAATGGCCGCAAGGTGTTCAAGGAAGTCTGCCCGATGGCCGCTGAACACCTGGAGAACCAGGTACAGGAGCTGGGCATGACCCCGGCCGCCATCGATCGCTGGTGGCTGCATCAGGCCAACATCAACATGAACAACCTGATTGCAAAAAAGCTAATGGGTGACGACGCCAGCATCGAACGCGCGCCGATCGTGCTGGACCGCTTCGCCAACACCGCCTGCGCGGGTTCGGTGATCGCGTTCAATCTGCACAGCGATGATCTGCCGGTAGGCAGCAAGGGCGTGATCTGTTCTTTCGGTGCGGGCTATTCCATCGGCAGTCTGGCGCTGGAAAAAGTCGCGGTTTAA